One Archangium violaceum genomic window, AAGAAGCCGGAACCGCCACTGCGGGCATAGGACAACTGACATTTCGTAATGAACGAAACTCGCGCCTCATCACCAAGAAGGGCTGAATCCTTCAGCGCCGCCCAGGCCGTTGGCGCCGTCACCCTGAACCCTCCCCTCATTTCGACGAAGCCCAATGATTTCAAGGGGTTATAAACCAGGCGGATTGTAAAAGACCCCAGTAATTTCGGGCACTTGCGAAAATGAGGGGAGGGTTCAGGCCGTCACCGACTTCGCCGAACCGTGGGTCGGCCCCGGAGGGCTTACTACAGCTGGGCCGGGTTTTGCGAGACGTTCGCCCGTCACGGTGGGGTGCGATCTCTCGTGGACAATTGAACGCCCACCGGCCAGAGACAAGCTCAGCCTTCGCCTTGACTACCAAAGAGAGGGGTTGGCGGGAGGCGCGTCCTCCAAGAAAGGCGTCACCATCGATTCGAGTACCTTCGCCTCCCCCGAGATCCCAATAGGAGAGGTCGCGGGGAGGATCACCAACCGCGCCGCAGGAACCTTCGTGAGAATCCCAGTCGCGGCCGCCTCCTCATCGCCTCCGCCCCGCAGCTTGAACATCGCCACCGCGTGTTCCAGCTTCACGCCATCCGCATCACCCACGATGACCATCGTCTTGGCTGAAATGGCGCGCATCTGAGCGTCGGTGATGTTCTGGTCGTTGATGTTCAACACCTTCCCGGAGCCGGAGGAGGAGAGCCCGTCCTCTGCCGCGAAGGTGGAGGAGCCGAAATAGAAGCCCTCCTCCTGGAACATCCTCAGCGGCTAGCCCATCCCCGCCCAAAGGAGGGGAAGGTATGGCTGGAGTAGCCGGTTCCGTGGACACCCGAGATGTGATGGGAGGATCTCTCAGGAGCACTGCCCGGGCTCCAACATGTACTTGACCGTCCGTACAAAAATCATTACTTAAACGGCCGTTCAAGAATCAGGGCCGCGGGAGGCTCCATGGGAAGACCCAAGACCTTCGAGGAAGACGAGGTCCTCGAGCGTGCGATGAAGCAGTTCTGGGAGACGGGCTACCACGCGCTCTCGGTGCGGGACCTGGAGGAGGGCACGGGCCTGCTCCGGGGAAGTCTGTACGCGGCCTTCGGGGACAAGCGGGCGCTGTTCCTCGCGGCGCTCGAGCGCTATGCGGACCTGAGCGCCCGGGATCTGGAGGAACTGCTCGCGGAGGGCCCCACCCCACGGGCGGGCATCGAGCGCTACCTGCGCAAGCGCATGAAGGACTGCACGGGCGCGAGCCACCATCGCGGCTGTCTCCTGGCCAATACGGCCGCGGAGGTGGCGCCCCAGGACCCCGAGGTGCGCGCCCTGGTGGGCCGCCGCTACGCGAAGATGGCGGCCATTCTCGAGGCCACCGTCAGGGCTGCCCAGGAGCACGGGGAGATCGACCCGGCCCGGGACGCGAAGGCGCTCGCCCAGCACCTCATCGTCCTGGTGCAGGGCATGAGCGTGGTGGGGAAGACGGAACCCGAGGCCGGGCTGGTCCGCTCGGCCATGCGCATGGCGTTGGCCATGCTCGATAGCAAGGACCCGGAGGACACATGACGTCTCGCAACGTTTCGCAGCTTCTCCTCGGCCGTCACACCGTGGACGGCCCCACATCCACGGGCCTGCTCGTGTTGAGGTTGCTGGCCGGCGGCGCCATGACCCTTCACGGCGCTCCCAAGATGCTCACCGCGACCAGCTGGATGGGACCGGACAGCCCGGTGCCCGGCGTGCTCCAGTTGCTCGCAGCGGTGGCGGAGTTCGGGGGGGGTATCGCCTGGATGCTGGGTCTCGTCACCCCACTGGCCACGCTGGGCGTGGTGGTGACCATGCTCGTCGGAATCGTCATCGGCCACCTCGCCGTCGGCGACCCCTTCATCCGGCTCAGTGTGGGCGGGGTTCCTCCAGGGCTCGGCATTCCCTTCGCGGGCCTGCCCACCTGGCTCGTGCGCGCGGGAGGTCGCAGCGCGGCGGCCGTGGGCTCCGGTTCCTCCGAGCTGGCAACGCTCTTCACGGCCATCTCCGTGCTGCTGCTGCTTACGGGGCCGGGACGCTTCTCCCTCGACGCCGTGCTGTCGCGCGCACTCGCCCGGCGCCCCGAGAAGGTGTCCGAGAAGGTGTCAGGCAACCTGTAAGCATCGCCTCGTGGGCAAGCCCAGGTGCTCCACAATCGCCTGCACCCCTGGTGCTCCCTTCACCAGGGACGCCACACGCCGTAAAAGTTCCAGCCCGGTGAAGAGCAGGTGCGTCGTGCCGTCCGGCAGCGGGCGCTGCCGCTGACGCAGCTCCTCGCCGAGCGTGTCCAGGGCCGCTCCGAGTGGTTCGACTCCAATGCGTGCCGCAGCGGTCCCCAGGCTTCCTCCTCCAGCTCGCCGAGCGCACGGAGGGCACCCGAACGGACCCAGTCCACGAAGTGCTTCGAGAATCCTGTCCATGGACGCGGTGAGCGCCAGGTTCCGCCGCGAGCACCTTTTTTCGTCGTGGCTACCCCCCGCACATTTTTTTTCGGCTCCGCGTGGGACAGGCGCCTCGTTTTCTCGTCTTTTAGGAGAACCCACGCTGGCGCTGAGTTCCGGCGTTCACCCCGCGGAGATGATCGTGACCAAGAAACTGACGCGTTCCTGGGTCGTTCCATTCGCCCTCCTGGGCCTGGCTGGATGTGCCAAGCCCGGTTCCGACGAAGCGCCCGCTCCCGCTTCCGAGGACGCTCACGCGACGGCGTGGGTGCCCGGGACGCCGGTGCCCGCCCAGGCGCACGCCGAGGGAACGGAGCACACGATGGAGATGGACTGGATCCGCCGGGACGGTTCGATCGATGACCTGACCGACCACTCGGCGTTGATCGTCAGCGGCCGGGTGGAGTCCACGCGCTACGACGTCGTCCGCGCCTGGGCGCAGTCCAAGGTGGAGGGGCAGCCCACCGGACCGGAGAGCGGCATCTACTCCGACCTTCCGGTGACCATCGCGACCGTGCGGATCGGCGACATCGCGCGCTCCTCGCAGGAGCTCAAGACCGCCTCGGGCGGCACGGTGGCGCAGGGCTCCACCGTGGAGATCATGTTCCCGGGCGGTCTGCTCTCCGACGGATGCACGATCGCGCCGCAGGACAGCTCGCTGCCGGCGGTGGGCGCGCAGGCGGTCTTCTTCCTCGTCCCGCAGGGGGGCACCGCGCCCCTGGCCACGCGCTCCATGGAGGGCATCTACTCCGTGACCGGCGGCCCGCTGGGCCAGTTCCAGGTGAAGGACGGCCTCATCCAGGACGCGGGCTCGCAGCGTCACGCCGCCGCGACCGAGGGATACGCCGGCAAGCCGGTCAGCGCGCTGCTCGAGCGGGTCGCGTCCCGCGCGAAGGCCGTCCAGTACCTGGGTCCCGACCTGCCCAAGCTGGCCATGTTGGATGAGCGCCCCTCGCAGGGGCCGTCCGCCCAGAGCTGGTGCGGGGTTCCGTACTTCGCCCACAAGTGGTGCCGCAAGCCCACGAACATCACCTTCACGGACTACTCCAGCTCGAAGTGGCCCGTCGGCGACGGCATGAACGAGTGGATGTACAACAACTACAACAACAGCCTGTATCTCTACTGGCGCTCCAGCGGCACGTCCGACGTCATGGTGTACGAGGCCAATTACGGCGCCAACGGTTGGTACGGGTACGCGACCTACAACGCCGCCAGCTCTACCTGCATTGCGAACGCCACCATCAAGTTGAACACCTACTACTACTCGGGCTGGCACTACGGGAAGACGGTCTCGACCCACGAGATCGGGCACGTCCTCGGTCTCAATCACCACAAGGATTGCAACTCGATCATGTATTACAACCCCACCGCGTGTGCGGCCAACATCACGACCTGCGACATGCAGGCGGTGGCGGAGCGCTATCCGTACTGAGCGCGGTCTGATGACAAGCTGAACCAAGCGCGCCTCCCGGCTCCTGGCCGCGGAGGCGCGTGTACGTTCTGCGGGGTGGACGTGTCCGCGAGGGGGTGTCAAAGAACTTTCCTCCTGCCCCAATCCCTCCCAGCACGGCAGGGGCTCTCTTTCCAACTCCACCGGCTCGGCCCATTCCTCGGCGAATCTCCCCTCCCCCGCCTCCATTTCCTCTCTTCCCCGCTTGCTCCAGCGCTTCGTCCAGTTGAACCACCGGAACAGCCGCCGTGCTGGCCCCAGCAACTGCGGCAGGCTCCCTCGTTTCGACTCCTTTGACACCTTCTCGGGGGTTCCCTCGCCCTCGCAGTTGAGGACGCGCACGGGGTGGAGCAGCACGTCCTTGGCGACACCCACGGTGCTGCCGCCCACCGTGCCGGCCACGTGGGTTCCATGCCCGCGGCAGTCCTCCGTGCCGAGCCCATCCCCGATGGCGTCGAAGCCAGGGCGGATCCGGCCCGTGAACTCGACGTGGGTGGAGAGAATACCGGTGTCGATGATGTACGCGAGCACCCCGGCGCCCGTGTGTAGCGGTCCTGGACGGCCCGGGCCGGTTGCGCGAGCCGCAGCTTCTGGGAGGAGGTGCCCTCCGAGGGGGCCATCTCCGGGTGTTGCTCACATCCCGCGATGAACCACGAGGCGGCGAGAGGGACGATGGTGCACAGCCGGCTGCGCATGGGAACCCCCTGTGGGTCGTTCGATGGTCCGTCGGCGAATCATCTCAGGTTCAGTGCTCGCCGGACCAGACCCCCGGGCCCGAATGTCGGGAGATTGCTGCTATTCCCGCCCTCCTTCCGGATCACCTTCCCTCCCGGCTAGGGTTGCGGACCATCTCATTGCAACCCCGGATGATCTCCAGGGAAGGAGACTGCATGCGTTCACGTTTGCTGGCGGTAGTGGCGATGTCCGGGCTGTGGGTGGGATGTGGCGGCACGGCGGCCGAAGCGCTCAACAAGTACAAGGCGGCCTCCCTCTCCTCCGAGGCCGATGTGAAGTTGTGGGCGCAGAGGGCCAGCGCGCCCAACATCTACGCCAGTGCCAACGTCGCGGTGGCGCTCGTGGGCCTGCTGGGTGGTTCGAACGGACAGGATCCCAACTGCCCGGTCGTGGCGAAGGACGGCAACACCACGCGCTTCACCGGAGGCTGCACCGACACGAACGGGGTGGAGTGGTTCGGCTCGATGGAGCAGGTGGGCGAGGGCGAGGACACCGGGACCGCCCTCATCACCTATGACGGTTTCGGCTATCAGAAGGCGATCACCGCCTGTGAAGCCTCGGGCGGCAAGACCAAGCTCATCTTCCACGGCACCAGCAAGATGACCGGCAGCAAGTCGAAGAGGGACTTCGAGATCGACATCCGCCTGGAGGCCTCCGGGCAGTCGGAGAGTTCCTGCACGCCCATCTCCGCCACCTCGGCCTGGGAGTACAAGGGGAACGTCGACGGGGCGGACACCTCCTTCGGCGATGGAAGGCAGACCTGGAACGGCTCGGGCCGCATCGGCGACAGCCAGTCCGGTGTGATCGAGGTGGAGACGAAGGCGGAGGTGGTGGATGGCTCGGTGTGCGACTCCGAGGCGGCCTCGGGCAGCACCACCGTCAAATCGGGCGGTCACACCGCCGTCATCCAGTACGATGGCGCGACGGACTGCGAGGACTCCAGCACCGTGCAGTGGAGCCTCGATGGGAAGGCCTCGGCGGAGATGGAAGGCGTCCGCTGCTCGGCCGCCAGTGGCCCCGCCTTCTCGGCGTGGAGCCTGGCCCTGCTCGGCGCGCTGGGGTTGATGCGCCGCCGCGCCCGGCGCTGAGCCCCGCCGCTTCCCGGCTCACGCCTCCGGAGTGGGTCCCTTCGCCGCCGGGACCCCCGGATAATCCAGCGCGGGACTCTCGATGGTCTGGTTCATTCAGGGGACCAGCTCTCCCGCGAGCAGGGGCGGAGCCGGGGCTGGAGGAGGAGAGCCCAGCCATTGCCGCGACGGAGGAGGAGCCGAGGAAGGAGCGCACACCCCGTTTGGACCAGGCCGGGCTGCTGCGCCGCGTGGTGTTGAGGCTCGAGCCACCCCAGCCAAGAGAGCCAGGTCCCTGCCGCGCACCTCCTGGGAGCGCGGCCAGGGCCGGCGTGTACCCCAACGGGCTGCGCGGCCTGTCCACCGGCCGGGCTCACTGCTCGGGCGGCCCCGTCAGCGGCCCTGCTCGGCTCCTCCGCTCCAGTCCACCACCTCTCAACAGGCCTTCAATCCTTCCTATGCTCTCCGCCTTCGAGTTGACGGGCAGCATTCGGGAGGTGGGGCGACTCGGTATGCAGTACTCCAACAGCGACACCGTCGCACACAGCGACATGGCTGGAGGCGGCTCGGTGACTTTCCGCAACCGCCTTCCCGCGACGCCCTCCTCCATTACGTTTTCGCCCTCGGCCAACAGCGGCAGCTTCGTCGGAAACCCCA contains:
- a CDS encoding matrixin family metalloprotease produces the protein MTKKLTRSWVVPFALLGLAGCAKPGSDEAPAPASEDAHATAWVPGTPVPAQAHAEGTEHTMEMDWIRRDGSIDDLTDHSALIVSGRVESTRYDVVRAWAQSKVEGQPTGPESGIYSDLPVTIATVRIGDIARSSQELKTASGGTVAQGSTVEIMFPGGLLSDGCTIAPQDSSLPAVGAQAVFFLVPQGGTAPLATRSMEGIYSVTGGPLGQFQVKDGLIQDAGSQRHAAATEGYAGKPVSALLERVASRAKAVQYLGPDLPKLAMLDERPSQGPSAQSWCGVPYFAHKWCRKPTNITFTDYSSSKWPVGDGMNEWMYNNYNNSLYLYWRSSGTSDVMVYEANYGANGWYGYATYNAASSTCIANATIKLNTYYYSGWHYGKTVSTHEIGHVLGLNHHKDCNSIMYYNPTACAANITTCDMQAVAERYPY
- a CDS encoding TetR/AcrR family transcriptional regulator — translated: MGRPKTFEEDEVLERAMKQFWETGYHALSVRDLEEGTGLLRGSLYAAFGDKRALFLAALERYADLSARDLEELLAEGPTPRAGIERYLRKRMKDCTGASHHRGCLLANTAAEVAPQDPEVRALVGRRYAKMAAILEATVRAAQEHGEIDPARDAKALAQHLIVLVQGMSVVGKTEPEAGLVRSAMRMALAMLDSKDPEDT
- a CDS encoding DoxX family protein, whose protein sequence is MTSRNVSQLLLGRHTVDGPTSTGLLVLRLLAGGAMTLHGAPKMLTATSWMGPDSPVPGVLQLLAAVAEFGGGIAWMLGLVTPLATLGVVVTMLVGIVIGHLAVGDPFIRLSVGGVPPGLGIPFAGLPTWLVRAGGRSAAAVGSGSSELATLFTAISVLLLLTGPGRFSLDAVLSRALARRPEKVSEKVSGNL